GCGCTGTACGCGGTGTTGTACGCGCTGAAGTTCGCGCTCAGGCGCCAGCGCGCGCTGGACTACGTGGTGATGCCGCTGGAAGGGCTGTGGTGGGCGGACGACCTGTCCAGCTTCATCCGCGGCGACTGCACCGCCTGGCAGTGGACCGCGATGATCATGCAGCCGCCCGGGGTCGACGCGGCCCTGGCCGCCGAAGCGGTCGCCGGCGTGCGCGCGAAGAAGGACCTGCCGGCACTGGACCGGCTCCGGTTCGAACCGTTCGCCGAAGGGCGTTGCGCGCAGC
This genomic interval from Pseudoxanthomonas suwonensis 11-1 contains the following:
- a CDS encoding GyrI-like domain-containing protein encodes the protein MEALYAVLYALKFALRRQRALDYVVMPLEGLWWADDLSSFIRGDCTAWQWTAMIMQPPGVDAALAAEAVAGVRAKKDLPALDRLRFEPFAEGRCAQLLHMGPYTAEGPAIARLHAWIGERSALRGKHHEIYLGDPRRAAPEKLKTLLRQPMA